In one Mus pahari chromosome 21, PAHARI_EIJ_v1.1, whole genome shotgun sequence genomic region, the following are encoded:
- the Dusp1 gene encoding dual specificity protein phosphatase 1, which yields MVMEVGILDAGGLRALLREGAAQCLLLDCRSFFAFNAGHIAGSVNVRFSTLVRRRAKGAMGLEHIVPNAELRGRLLAGAYHAVVLLDERSASLDGAKRDGTLALAAGALCREARSTQVFFLQGGYEAFSASCPELCSKQSTPMGLSLPLSTSVPDSAESGCSSCSTPLYDQGGPVEILSFLYLGSAYHASRKDMLDALGITALINVSANCPNHFEGHYQYKSIPVEDNHKADISSWFNEAIDFIDSIKDAGGRVFVHCQAGISRSATICLAYLMRTNRVKLDEAFEFVKQRRSIISPNFSFMGQLLQFESQVLAPHCSAEAGSPAMSVLDRGTSTTTVFNFPVSLPVHPTNSALNYLKSPITTSPSC from the exons ATGGTGATGGAGGTGGGCATCCTGGACGCCGGGGGGCTGCGCGCGCTGCTGCGAGAGGGCGCGGCGCAGTGCCTGTTGTTGGATTGTCGATCCTTCTTCGCTTTCAACGCCGGCCACATCGCGGGCTCAGTGAACGTGCGCTTCAGCACCCTCGTGCGGCGCCGCGCCAAGGGCGCCATGGGCCTGGAGCATATCGTGCCCAACGCTGAATTGCGCGGCCGCCTGCTGGCCGGAGCCTACCACGCCGTGGTGCTGCTGGACGAGCGCAGCGCCTCCCTGGACGGCGCCAAGCGCGACGGTACCCTGGCCCTGGCCGCGGGAGCGCTCTGCCGAGAGGCGCGCTCCACTCAAGTCTTCTTCCTCCAAG GAGGATATGAAGCGTTTTCGGCTTCCTGCCCTGAGCTGTGTAGCAAACAGTCCACCCCCATGGGGCTCAGCCTCCCCCTGAGTACTAGTGTGCCTGACAGTGCAGAATCCGGATGCAGCTCCTGTAGTACCCCTCTCTACGACCAG GGGGGCCCAGTGGagatcctgtccttcctgtacCTGGGCAGTGCCTATCATGCTTCCCGGAAGGATATGCTTGACGCCTTGGGCATCACCGCCTTGATCAACGTCTCAGCCAACTGTCCTAACCACTTTGAGGGTCACTACCAGTACAAGAGCATCCCTGTGGAGGACAACCACAAGGCAGACATCAGCTCCTGGTTCAACGAGGCTATTGACTTCATAG ATTCCATCAAGGATGCTGGAGGGAGAGTATTTGTTCATTGCCAGGCCGGCATCTCCCGGTCTGCCACCATCTGCCTTGCTTACCTCATGAGGACTAACCGGGTAAAGCTGGACGAGGCCTTTGAGTTTGTGAAGCAGAGGCGGAGTATCATCTCCCCGAACTTCAGCTTCATGGGCCAGCTGCTGCAGTTTGAGTCCCAAGTGCTGGCTCCTCACTGCTCTGCTGAAGCTGGGAGCCCTGCCATGTCTGTCCTTGACCGGGGCACCTCTACTACCACTGTCTTCaacttccctgtctccctcccggTCCACCCCACGAACAGTGCCCTGAACTACCTTAAAAGCCCCATCACCACCTCTCCGAGCTGCTGA